One Lentimicrobium sp. L6 genomic window, TTGTAATATGGAATAAATTAAAAAGTAAAATGCGATGAAAAGGAGGAATAATGCAGTTAATACAAATATAATTGGAATATTGAAAAGGCCAAATAGTTCAAAACCAGATATAAATCCATTAATAATAAATAAATAACTTACCCATTTTATCCAGTTTAAATTAGTAAAGGATACAAAAGAATTATGGTCTAAGAAGCTTTTCTTTAATTTGATATAGGTTCTTGAGATCAGAATGGAGTATATGATGGCCTGAATAAGTGCGATGCTTCTTGCTGTAATGGCTAAGAGATTAAAATAGAAATTCTCATCCCATTGAATACTCAGGATGGAAGATATCTTAATGCTTTCAGGATTTGCAATCTCCTCGGCATGTAGGCATGCAATGGGTAAAGTAAATAAAATTTCAAAGAAAAAGGGGAGCAGGTGCGTGAGGTCTCCTTTTTTTAATTTCTTGTTCTCTTGGTCGAGTTTTGAAAAATACAAATATAAAAGAGGTATCATCAATACCTTAAGTGGCCCAGAGTAATAAACTGACCAACCGATATTGTTAGTGAAAAGAAGCATGGCTGGACCCAGAAATAGAAAGGCTCGACTATAATAGAAAAGGGATACATATCCCAGACCATCTTTGCTTGAATTTAATGTTGAAATGCTATGGATGATGATTCCAAACGATATATATACAATGAATAATATAAAGAAAGTTAAGGGGAAAATCTCAATCATTTGTACTTATTATCTGGTTTTGCTTGTATTGTATTTATTTGTTTTGCGAAACCCAAAGTTCATCAAAAAATACATATAAACCAAGTGTATTTCTAAATAGATATTCCATGATAGTGTAAATAATTAACTTGTTTAACCTGCACTGAATCAGCAAGGAATGAGATTGATCTTGCTGATGTGAATATTTTACTTAGGTGTATTTTTGAGCTAGATTGGATTTCTATCCAGAATAATCTATTTTTTTCTATTGTGTTCTATTTAAGCTAATGAGACAGGTTTTTGAGAACTTGGGACTGCTAAATTGCGTTGAAATAAATAGGATTCTCTAAATTTGGTATGAACATTTAAAAAAGTATTATGAAAAAACTATTATTTACAACCGCTGTATTTTTGCTATGTGGCTATCTATATGCTCAAGATACAGTGACGAAGGACAAGAAAAGTAAAGTGTACTTTTCGTTTAACATTGGGATGATGGATTTAGAACTCCATTCTTATTCTTCCCAATTAAGAATCGATACTGAAAGTTTTGGCTGGAATGATTGGGATACTGATGAGCTTGATGAATTTAATTCTCTTTATTCATCAACTCAATTATGGACGAGTTCAAATGTTGGTTTCGCCTATAATATTTTGAATAATTCGCAATCTAAATGGAATATTGATATTGGTGTTGAATTGGGTATTCCAACGGTTAGTCATATCGAAAAAGATAGAGCTGATGATGAAATACAGTTGGAGTTTACTCAAAAGGGAATAAATTATTCTTTGGGCCTATTTGCAGACATTGATTACCACATTAATGAGGACTGGACTGTCATAGCCCAGCCATTGTTTAGTTATGCCAGTTGTAATTCAGATATGAATAGTTATACCTATTCTTTTGAGGGAAGTTATAAAACAGAGTATGAAACTACATTTTCAAGTATATATCCACGATTGAATATTATGGGAGGATATCATGTCAAGAATTTTAGAATCAAGGGTGGTTTGGGTTTGTATTATTATTCTAGTTCTATATCTATTGATATTACAAAAAAAACAGACTTGCAATCATTTTTGGAAGAAAAGGATTATGAGATGACCTCGAAGACTAATTTAGATGCATTATTGGGATTTGATTGGAGCATTAGTGATGCTATTGAGTGGTCTTTGTTTGCAAGTGGATATCAAAATATCACTATTCGTACTGTGTTA contains:
- a CDS encoding AraC family transcriptional regulator, with amino-acid sequence MIEIFPLTFFILFIVYISFGIIIHSISTLNSSKDGLGYVSLFYYSRAFLFLGPAMLLFTNNIGWSVYYSGPLKVLMIPLLYLYFSKLDQENKKLKKGDLTHLLPFFFEILFTLPIACLHAEEIANPESIKISSILSIQWDENFYFNLLAITARSIALIQAIIYSILISRTYIKLKKSFLDHNSFVSFTNLNWIKWVSYLFIINGFISGFELFGLFNIPIIFVLTALFLLFIAFYFLIYSILQKTVYYKSSIHSEQHIHDIEDDIKEESNIILNKFKDQQLYLLQDICLQEASNQLGIAKYKLSKYVKIGGYENFYHFVNMMRVNTSKELLRNISHQYSIDSVVTDSGFNSRSTFYRVFKEYCEMTPTEYIKQSKEIWL